The genomic DNA gctgctcagccctTCCACCTGAACTACAACATAAgaactttaaatgtttttcctggCACGAAGGTATGAGCAACTCCACTCAAATTGTTCACTGGAAATAGTAAGATGTAAATTCAACTACTTGAAAATTACGAATCCGGATGAGAATTTGTGATTCACCTTGATGCAGAAGGTCCCAAAAGAAGCAGTTTATTATTAGGTGTAGTAACAACTACAAGCTTGGACTGTGGGAGGGAAGCACAGACAAGttatgtttctgaaaaacaggtGAATTGGCTTTACTGCCTTCTGGCCTCAAAGGGCTGGCTTCCTTTCTTGGCCCATGTCAGTGAAGTTCTGCAGAAATGATGACAGATGATTCACAGCTGTGACTGGAAGCAACCTGGAGAGGCAACAGAAGAACAGAGCAGAGTGCCTGAGTCCGGGGCTGCTCAGCCGGATGGGCTTTGCAAAGCCTCCCTTTCCCGGTATGGCTGGCgaagggaaaataaacacataGATGTCAATGCAGTATGACGGTAAGTGGGGGTTATACAAACACAAGGGTGTACACACGCAGGAACCACCAAAGGTCTCCCTGCTCAGCCTGGGTGGGAAGCGTTGCAGCTTCTGCTCTGATCCTGAAAGGCTTTGTCCTGGTGGACAAATGGCTGGTGGAAAACGCTTTGCTGGTTCGATCTCTGCAAAGCAGGTGGCTCGCTTGCAGGGTCGCAGCATGGATCTTCCTTGTGCACAGGGCAGGAGCCCAAAGCTGAGCACTACGTGCCTTGGCTGACGCAGGGGACGGCAGATGTGCTATAGCTGTGGTGGCGTCTTCTAGATCCCAGTTCCTTCTCTAGATCCTTGACAGGTGTTTGCTGCTCTGTCCCTTTAATCTGCTTCCTATTGCAAACTATTCTATAAATTTAATAACTTAGCTGGAAAGGAAGTGCTGTGATCTTGACAGAACATGCTGAGTCAATCTATTTTAAACCGCAGATTTGATTTGCAAATAGTATCTCCTTTCCAATAAGGTTCAGGTGTCATCTCTGTGGACATTGGCAGGAATTTGCTTGACCATGACAGCTTTTACAGAGTCTGGCAATTAAGTTGTCAAGACACATTTTTCCTCTGCCAGGAAGCATTAATTGATGATGGTCTTGGCTGGAATAAGCTCTGAGAGATGGATATTGTAATCAGCATGAACAGAGGTCCTTGTCATTGAGGCCTGAGTTTGTCCAAAGGTCTGGAGTCCTTGACACTTCGTGGAACTGAGATAAGGGACATCAAGGCTGAATATCAGGGGGAAGGAATGAAAACAAGATATATGAATAGAGATCTCTCTAATGTCAGTAGAGATTAATGTAGTTGGAAATGGTGGCATTTGGGGAGACTTTGGCTTTGCAGACATATGCTGCAAACTACTAACATTAGCAGAGCTCCTGGATATGAAAGCAAATAGGATTTTCCATTAGGTAATCCTAAAAATTGCATTATTGTGGATTTGCTTTTCAAGTGAGAAAGATGTTAGAGATGTCCTTCTCTCAGAAAATCAAACTAGGATGATTCAACACAAGCTCACTCTGTTTAAATTATGTCATAAATAGATCTGCAAGTAAGGGTTTTGATTACCAAGTACAGAATTTGAAAGATTAAAATCTAGTGAGAAACTTGGAGAATTTAGGACCCTAATTAAGACTGGGATTGAAACCAATCCAAAGAGTTGCCAAAAATGTCCTTGAATAAAGGACAAGAAAGCATTTAGGACCAATCCAAGTTGTTTTACCTACATAGTGGGCAAACCTTCAGGAGACATTTGAAGAAAGCTAAAGATGTAAAGTGTAAAGAGATAACATACACAATGAATTCTCATGAAGGAAACCATGTGTGGGCTAATATCAATCTTTACAAAGTTGGCTGACTTCCTAGATAAAGGAAATACAGTACATCTAGTCTATGCAAACATCAAAAGCATTTGGCCTGCCGCCCAGTGGGATGGTGTCACTTGGGCTTTGTGAGCTGGGTCAGGAACCGGCCATGGAGGAGGTGGTAGCGAATGAGTAGAGGGAGTTATCAATGAGCAGCCAAAAAGATGGAGTTTTAGGACAAACTTAATATTTTTGCTCCTTGCTGTCGTACAGAAAAAATTGGCATATGGAGCAAAGCACTGCTGAGTTTTTTTAAAACGGGAGAAGAGCAGGATTTCTCCCGCAGAGCGCGGGGTGACCTTCTGGGCTGAAATTGCCTGGGCTCAAACTGGGATGAAATACAGTGGTGAAGAGTACAAAATCATGCTTTGAGGTTAAATAACGAGGGTTTCTGTTATTGACTGGCAGCTCAGTTGAAAACTATAGAGGAGGAGAATGATCTAATTACGTTTAGGCAGTTGTGGGTGAGATGTGAGCCTGACGTGCCACGGCCAGGCGGGgggcagcccagggctggggcaggtcCATCCAGGAGCAGAGGGCTCACCGTCCCCACCTGCCACACAAAAGTCCCCTTCTTGGCATCCGTGCCTGTGTCAATCATTAGCTAGAAATACAGAGCTGTGTAAACACGTTTTTGGCTTTGAATGGTGATGACAGACTGGAATCATTATTTAACGAGGTGGGACCACTTGATCCCCTGGTGTGCTATATAttcctgctcctccctgcactCTTCCTCTCACGCATAGAGAGTTCGCAGGCTGCACGGCGGCTGTTCCTCTGTCTGCCATGAAGATCACAGGGGTTTTGGTGAAGGCAGCTCTggccctttgctgctgcttagGTGAGTGTTTCCCGGGATATTGCGGAGATTGATCTGGCTGTGAATCAGAGTtgagttttcatttcagtaaaaGCATTTGGGTCTTGTAATGTGGAGGAGGGCCATGTTCCCTGAAGAAATATTCTTCCTGAGAAGGTGTAGCAAAAAAATTAGGCTTCAAGACTGAGATTTCAGCAAACCTCATACAGGTCACTGCTTTCATCGTGTTGGTTTCTAGAAGCAAATTGCTGCAAGAGCAGCGCTAGTGCAGGGAGAGAGCTGGCACGTGGAAGTGCTGTCTGTAAAGGCAAAGCAGAACTGTCAGAAATGGCGTCTGTATCCACATGAGcaatataaatgcaaaaatttAACTTCTAGGATTGCTCTCTAAGTTTACTGTGCTGTTCCCGGTAACTAGGAAGGATGTGTTTGGAGACGGACAGTGCCAGTGGTCAACAGCCATCTTAAACACGTGTCCAAACTTCTGAAAGTCAGATACAAATTCTCTGAGAAAAGATTAAGATCCAAGAATACCAGATTGAAAGCACTTGTGGCATCCTAGGGATGGATTAAGATATGTGCTCTCCtctgttttatttccccttaAAAGTGCAATGAAACTTTATTTTGTAACTTTTAATGCACCCTATGACCGTTTACTGGCATAATGTAAAACTCCATATTTTCCTAAACCCAGTAAACTAGTCAACAACAGTAACCGAATTTAACAATTTCATTAAAAGATTTACATATGATTGATGCTtatcaataatttatttttttttcttttctgtctccatTTTGTTCTTTCAGGTGTTGCATTTGGCATTGAGGTGAGCTACGGATCTATTTATTCTGTTCTCTTCCAGATTTCTGGTAAAGTAAAAACAGTATGTAATTACCTGGTGAGCAAGTGGATTAAATGTAATGAAAGCCTGGCTGTTCAAATAATATTTGCCAATGCATGATTGAATGATATTGCGAATTTCATGAGAAAGTAAAAGATGAGCcatttttaatgatatttttagttcatcaaatgaagaaaacaaaaagtaattatACAATCATATTATATTAATTCTTAGCCATAATTGACTTGCTCCAAGCCAAAAGCAGTAGGTTACCTCACCATGACAAATATTATCATAGGTTGAAATGCTAGAAAGAATCAAAGACACTGattctgataatttttttctgtgcagtaaGACCCAAAGAACCGTTTGTTCTTTGCATAGGCTTTCTATATCTATAtaacacagaggaaaacagcaggGTCTGTGTGATGGATTTATCTGCAGGTTCTTCCCACGCTGTTACGAGCTCCTGTAGCTCaccagagacagcagcacagttGGAAATGATCAGATGTTGAGCTGAGGGGCTCTGGTGTGCAGCCAGGCTCCCAATTACCAGCTGCATTCATTAGGCACCATGTCCCCACTGCAACCCCTCCTCTGCGCCCTGCCTCCCCCAGACCCCAGCACAAAAGCATAATGAGAAACTTTTGCAGAGAAGATTCGCCCCTGACTGCCTGAGCAGATTCAAAACAATACCTCTAATTTAACCTCCAATTTACCTCCTGGCAGGAGTGGCAGGTGCTGTGGCCGCGGTGGTGGGAGGCTGCATGAGGGTTTCTTTCCATGCGGGAGACCATGTTGGGCCTgattctgtgctgctttctcagGTTGATTGCAGCAAGTATCTGGGCGGCATCAGCAAGGGTGGGTCAGGCTTGGTAGGTTGCCCGAGGAACCTGGAGCCCGTCTGCGGCACGGACGGCAACACGTACAGCAATGAGTGTGGGATCTGCCTCTACAACAGGTGAGTGGTGCTGGAAACAAGCTGCAGGGCATGGGACTCGAGGTAAGGGTGGCAGCTCCGTCCCCCAAAGATGGGCTGGGCAGAGGAGCACGTGAGTTAGCAGCTGGGTACCAACACCGCCAGCCTTGAGGTGATGCTGCTCTCTGCCAGCCCTGATACAGGCCTCCTTTCTTCCAGGGAACAGAGGGCCAGTGTGGAGAAGGCACATGATGGAGAATGCGAGCCGAAAACTATTCCGGTAAGAAGGTGCCTTCGGAAGACTTCAGCTGGCTGCGAAAGGGGACAATCCCACCACCACacaacaggaaaacagaatgtGCACAGCCCAAAGGGAATTGAAATCTGACAATAACCAAAGCTGAGAGGGTTTTTATGGGCTGTCTGGTACCATGCCTCTCTGCTTTTCTAATTCAGAATTCTAGCATCTGTGAGcaggaacaaaatgaaaatgttgtgtTGGCTGAAGGTTGGATCTCACCACCTTAATAGCTCCAACAAGATCTTGTGATGAACCTCACAAAATCCAAATCACAGTCTTTCTTGCTATGCCATTATTTTCAGCAGGAGAGAATTCCCACACAACTGACTCTGGCTTCCACTTTTGATAGCAGGGTTAGTTTGATGCTGGATTTGTCCCTAAAGGCTGAGCAAGAGTAAGCAGACTTTGCAGGAGTGTTATATCTTTACATCAAAaatattgttgttgttgttttccctcTATTCCTGCTGTTTTTACAGGTTGATTGCAGTGGGTACAGAAGAACTGTAAAAGATGATCAAATCATGATAGCATGCCCAAGGATACTGAAACCAGTCTGCGGCTCGGACAGCTTCACTTATGACAATGAATGTGGGATCTGTGCCTATAATGCGTAAGTCCTGTGTAAAGGGCATCCTTTTCAATAATTAGTGGTATATAAGGCTCTCAGCAGCACTTCTGCAAAACACTAGTCTTTGTTAAGGTAGGTATCTCTGTAAGCTCTCTGGGCTGTCTGCTTATAATTCCTGAGTTTTCTTCCCCATTTTCTGTCTGTGCTCATGAGGGGAATCATAAAATAACCAGAGGACACCCCAGAGCAGAGCCATGAGCAGATCAAAGTGTTACTTGTAACACATAATTACTCCTAATGCCTGGTTACCATATGATATGGAAATACTGTGCATTTGCTGCTAACCCTCTGTGTGGCATGTTCAGACAAGTCAAGCAGTTGTAGTGTCCCATGAGATGGGTGAGAGCTTGCCTTCTTGTCCCAGTTCCTGGAGTCTAATGGGAAAAGTAATTCTCAAGGATTCTAACCAAAGCATCTCTTTCTTCCAGGGAACATCACACCAACATCAGCAAAATACATGATGGACCATGCAAACAGATTCTCATTGTAAGTGCAAGAGAAGTAAAAAATTGATCTTTTAGGGCTGTTAATAGGCAGAGTACTGAGAACCACACAGATCTTCCTAGGAAACTGCAAGAGGACCATATGACAAGTATTAGGAGGGTCATAGTCTTTCTGCACAGTGAGGGTGGATTTTGCATCTTCCCCGCTCCAAAGAGCAGGTCTCCCCATGCATACCATACCACACcagcaaaggagaaaggagatggCTATGAAATGAGAGGCTGCACTGAGCCAGTGCTGCAGAATTCACTTCCCTACATACAAAGCTGGCTTGTGTGCCCAGGCCAAAGGTTTTGTTTGACAACATGCTGTGCAGGTTGGcagttttctttagttttctttctggaGATCACAAGTGTTTCCACCCTTTGCAACAGGGATTCAAAGCTCCCATGCTGGTTGCTTTCACATAGTGAGAGCACtaagcatatatatttttagaacaTAGTTTGTTGTATATATTTTATGGGGCCAACAGTTTGGTGCCTCAGGAAGAGAAACTTCTATATTTCAGCACCAAAAATCTGGGGTGTAGAAAGTACATTCTTCAAGTGATAGAtgaccatttttttcctctatccTTTCAAACCCTCTGCTTAACTACAGGGAATGTGAAGTAATAAGTAgtcacagagctgcagcagtggggaaaaaaccaacacaaaccaaaacagtatTAGTCATATTTCCAGCTGTTGAAAAATGTTTCCCACTAAATTCAAGACTGCTTTTTTGATGatagttcttttatttttttttgactcCTAGAAAACTAGGATAATATTCAGAAAGCTCATTTCTGACTGAACTTTTAGCTTCAGTGGATgtgggctttgtcctgttgcagAAACAGTGTTGGCTGGGATACAGAATGAAAGTATTTTGCATCAACTTTTCTCGCATAGTAAGGGATCCACCAGAGCTAATTCTTCTTATTTTGACAGCCTGACTGCCGTAAGTACCCAAAAGCTGTTAAAGATGGCAAAGTGCTAGTGTCCTGTCCGAGGATCCTGAATCCAGTTTGTGGCACAGATGGCGTTACATATGATAACGAATGTGGGATCTGTGCCCACAATGGGTAAGTGCCATACGTAGAGAACTCCTTAGTAGCCAGCAATGCTTTGCAGTCCTGAGAAGCATCCTTATACATCTCTGCTTATGCCTGTTTCTTCAAATCAATTAGAAACTGGATTGGTTTTGGATTTACCTTGAGTTTCATTCTCATAGAGTCTTCATGCTCATGAGGGGAAACCTTGAAGAGTCAGATGGCAGCTCCTTGGATTAGTCTGTGAGCTGGGCAGTGACTGAGCAGGGGAATGAATAGTTCAGAATATTGCTTTAAATTGCATGTTATGAGAAGATGTTATAAGCTAGTTAATGAGTAAAGTAATGTAGCTATTCTGATACACCCTTGTAGAGTGTGAAGCagtgttttgcttcattttgcatGTGACTGAGACCAAGAGATTAAACATTTAGTTCCTCAACTTTATTGTTTCCCTCTTCCAGAGAACACGGGACCCATGTTAGCAAAAAGCATAATGGAAAATGCAAACAGGAGACTTCCGAGGTAAGTTTTCAATATCAGGCATATTTCTCCTCTTTGCTGTATCAACTGGAAGGTTCCCCGAGGCTACATTTACTCAAAGTGAGCTGGCCTGAAGCCTGGCTTTCTCCACGTCTATTAAGTCTTGTCAGCCCCTTGTGTTGAGGATGCCTACAAATCCCACCTGTCCTCCTCGcctgcacagccctggcagATGGGTTGCATGGGAGTCAGACACAGAGTTTACATTACAAATTCATACCTACACCAGCCTTTGGAGTCATGGTATAATCTGGTGTATGGAACACACCTGAAGTTTTGACCTGAGTGTATCAGCCAAGAAGCCTTAGAACTGGTGTCTAGGACACGCCAACATATAAGTGTGGAAATCATTCAGCTTGGGCTCATGTCTTCTTTTGAGGATGCTCTTCAAAAACATTGTCAGCAAAGTCCAAATTCCTTCACTACTTTAGTGGTTTATTTATATCTATATGGCAGAATGAAAAGGGGActcagcttttctcttttttgcttttctggccTATCTTGCATTTAGGATTGACTGAGGTGCTTACCCTAGTGATTTGCCATCTCTGCAGTGCTCTGCAGTTCCCTCTGTGCATGAGAGGATTCATGCAGAACTGACTCAGCCTGGTTTTGAGAGAATTGAAATGTAGCACTAGTGTTGTCTCAGCATCCTAGCATAAAAGACATGGCAGGAGGTTACATTGGGGTTCTTCTTGGAGAACAAGTACTTCTCCAGTCTTGACACTCCTACTTTTTGTAGATCAATTGCAGTGAGTATCCATCAAGAATTTTTACGGATGGCAAAGCCCATGTAAGTTGTCCAAGGATCCTGCTCCCAGTCTGCGGCACAGACGGGTTTACTTACGACAACGAATGTCAGATCTGTGCCCATAACGTGTAAGTACTGTACACAGGACTTTCTTTTGGAATTACTAGCCATGGTTTAGTGCTCCagatggctttgtttttttgataCCGACATGTCTATAtgtctctgtttctctttcaacATCCTGAGCTCTTGtcaccttgattttttttccctggtgctCTGTTTGTGCtccctggggagctgtgggAGAGCCAGCTCTGGATCTGAGCACACTATGGTGGCTGTGGTATTCGGGCAGGGTTGAGAGTGGATGGGCCTGCTGCAGAGCATGAGTGAGGAGACCTGGTAGGTGTGTTACTGCTTAGGATTATGCTTGCTAATGACCAGGAAAAGCTGGTTCATTAGACAATGAGATGCCTCCTTTGTCTTGCATATTGGGTATgagtttggtttgctttctgcagcACCTGGATGTCACAGGGCTTAGCCAGTGAGCATGCTAACACTAATCTCTCTGTTTCAGAGAACATGGGACTCAGGTTAAGAAAAGACATGAGGGAAGATGCAAGGATGAAAGCAGCCCTGTAAGTGGACTAGCTGTAAAATAAGCACCAGCTCCTACTTGCTCTCCAGCCTCCAGGAGGAGCCTGGCTGGGCTCAGGGCAGCCGTGCTCCCGGTGGTTGGAGGGGGGTGATGAATGGAGCTCATGCTGGTGCTGTGGTTCTCtggctgctcacagcagctgctgccaatGTGCTGTATGTGAGGGCAAGAGAGAACAGGAACAGGCCAGGACTTCAGACACAAAATGTCCCAGTACTGCAGATCTCTGAACAGAAATCATCAGAGGCACCCCAAGAACGCTGCAGTCCTTTTTAGCACAGTAagagaggaagacagaaagCTGTGTTGGATGTCCATGTATTCATTCACCGGATAGGCAGGTTAAAAAAATCCTCATGCTCTGGTCAGCTAGGAAAAATCTGGTCCCAGATATGCATACAGAAATAGCTTTATTATCCTGCACAGTAACAGTATGTGCTGATAATATCTCAAGGCATTTATTCTGCTTATGCAGAGCAGCTCTAAAGCACCGAAAATAACTTCATGCATCCTGAGGGACTGCAATATATTTTCTATAGTAAAGTCATGCTGTTAAAATGCTGTCTTTGCTTTAATTTGCTCTCATGGGAAATATGGGTAATAAGAGCCACTGTATTGGGGGAACTGCAAAATGACAGTGAAGTGTCAGTGATGCTTAGCTAGTGTAGACTGACTTCCAATAGATGTTTGTCTATTTATCCTTAAATGTTTGAACTGTTAGATTTTATATatcataaatattttgcaaCAGGAGCTGGTGAAAAACTTCTTGCTACTGTTTtgaaaaagctgaaacaaaatCCTAGATTTAGTTAACTATGTCAAACTGGACTTACTGTCAAACACTTTAAATACATTCCTCTGGGTTAAATGCTTCTTTTAAAACTTGCATACATACTAGTCTAGGAGAATCATCCTTTTGGTCAGCtgttcctttcttccctctgttAGCAGACAATACCAAATGCAACCATAATTATCTAATTCATTTCTAATGGAAGAATAAGCTTTAAAAAACTCTGATTTTCCTATGGCAGAAACCTTTAAAGTCTGGAGGATCAGAGTGGGCAGACTGCAGATGAGGCACTTGTCCATCTCCCAGCAGCTGACCCACCACTGTTATTTTATCTCCCCAGGTTGACTGCACCACATACCTGAGCAACACCAAAACTGGCGAAG from Columba livia isolate bColLiv1 breed racing homer chromosome 14, bColLiv1.pat.W.v2, whole genome shotgun sequence includes the following:
- the LOC102087449 gene encoding ovoinhibitor; the encoded protein is MKITGVLVKAALALCCCLGVAFGIEVDCSKYLGGISKGGSGLVGCPRNLEPVCGTDGNTYSNECGICLYNREQRASVEKAHDGECEPKTIPVDCSGYRRTVKDDQIMIACPRILKPVCGSDSFTYDNECGICAYNAEHHTNISKIHDGPCKQILIPDCRKYPKAVKDGKVLVSCPRILNPVCGTDGVTYDNECGICAHNGEHGTHVSKKHNGKCKQETSEINCSEYPSRIFTDGKAHVSCPRILLPVCGTDGFTYDNECQICAHNVEHGTQVKKRHEGRCKDESSPVDCTTYLSNTKTGEAIAACPFILREICGTDGVTYSNDCLLCAHNIEFGTSVAKKHDGRCIEEAPQLNCSRYRSSTLEDGRQLMACTMIYNPVCGTDGFTYASECTLCAHNLEHRTNIGKRKNGRCEEDITKEYCKGIEEVSPICTMEYIPHCGSDGRTYSNRCAFCNAYLESNRTLNLMSMAEC